Proteins encoded together in one Hevea brasiliensis isolate MT/VB/25A 57/8 chromosome 16, ASM3005281v1, whole genome shotgun sequence window:
- the LOC110640226 gene encoding dehydration-responsive element-binding protein 1E-like, which yields MDISGHFSDPQSFDTRQESSLLSDASSTGGKAHSDEEVLLATSRPKRRSGRRIFSETRHPVFRGVRKRNGNRWVCELREPNKKSRLWLGTYPTPEMAATAHDVAALALRGKSACLNFADSAWRLPVPASRDAREIRRAAKEAAELFPTPEFQGDDLITVKRSSVIEDSSEASRDALYIDEDEVFNMPRLLVDMAQGLLLSPPHFEADGTEWNSLETDVDISLWSY from the coding sequence ATGGATATTTCTGGCCATTTCTCCGATCCACAATCATTTGACACCAGGCAAGAATCATCATTACTGTCAGATGCCAGCAGTACTGGTGGTAAAGCTCACTCAGATGAAGAAGTGTTACTAGCAACTAGTCGTCCCAAGAGGCGCTCTGGGAGAAGAATATTCAGCGAGACTCGCCACCCTGTTTTtaggggagtgaggaagagaaacGGTAATAGGTGGGTTTGTGAGCTGCGAGAACCCAACAAGAAGTCCCGTTTATGGCTTGGTACTTACCCTACGCCCGAAATGGCAGCCACGGCACACGATGTAGCGGCATTGGCGCTTAGAGGCAAGTCTGCTTGTCTAAATTTTGCTGACTCTGCATGGAGGCTGCCTGTGCCTGCTTCTCGAGATGCTAGGGAGATTAGGAGGGCTGCCAAGGAGGCTGCAGAGTTGTTTCCGACTCCAGAATTTCAAGGCGATGATCTGATTACAGTAAAACGTAGTAGCGTCATCGAGGATTCGAGTGAAGCTAGTAGGGATGCCTTGTATATTGATGAAGATGAGGTATTTAACATGCCAAGGTTATTGGTGGACATGGCACAAGGTCTTCTACTCTCTCCTCCCCATTTTGAAGCGGATGGTACTGAGTGGAATTCCTTGGAAACTGACGTTGACATTTCATTGTGGAGTTACTAA